A window from Planococcus maritimus encodes these proteins:
- a CDS encoding DUF4256 domain-containing protein, producing the protein MGAHGQGFTEQQSEELLGILKQRFEQNEQRHEKMGWDNILLKLNENPEKLAVLHRMEETGGEPDVVGYEVETGMFLFCDCSKESPTGRRSLCYDRAALESRKKNKPESSAVDMAVELGIELLTEDQYRTLQTLEEFDLKTSSWLETPEEIRERGGAIFGDCRYGQVFVYHNGADSYYAARGFRGIVKV; encoded by the coding sequence ATGGGTGCGCACGGACAAGGCTTTACGGAGCAACAAAGCGAAGAATTGCTCGGGATTTTGAAACAACGCTTTGAACAAAATGAACAGCGCCACGAGAAAATGGGCTGGGACAATATTCTCTTGAAGCTGAACGAAAACCCAGAGAAGTTAGCGGTTTTGCATCGCATGGAAGAAACCGGCGGGGAGCCCGATGTGGTTGGCTATGAAGTGGAAACCGGGATGTTCTTGTTTTGTGATTGTTCAAAAGAAAGCCCTACAGGACGCAGAAGCCTATGCTACGACCGAGCAGCGCTGGAATCGCGTAAAAAGAACAAACCAGAAAGTTCGGCAGTCGATATGGCCGTTGAACTCGGCATCGAATTATTGACAGAAGATCAATACCGCACTCTCCAGACTTTGGAAGAGTTTGACTTAAAGACCTCGAGTTGGTTAGAGACACCCGAGGAAATTCGAGAACGCGGAGGAGCGATTTTCGGCGACTGCCGATACGGACAAGTTTTTGTTTATCACAATGGAGCCGATTCTTATTATGCTGCAAGAGGATTCAGGGGAATAGTAAAAGTATAA